One stretch of Bacteroidota bacterium DNA includes these proteins:
- a CDS encoding CorA family divalent cation transporter, which translates to MITRYQNKGKKKFEWLDVINPTAEELRKIADEYSLHSNSVQDSLQPEHLPKFEWIESTIFIIARIYDHLSLRDADSIQDISNKVAIFVGKNFIITIHRGEQPFLEAIRSKYFDSAQVATPNDLLIKILYYILQSYVTPSLTLETELDQLETLIVLKNQTHAVLRKLYQLKRKAAVCLRILRLSKTIIDNLDKNTTAPVHQDLREFFLSLETSYDQTIENANNLLNLYISISSQRTNEVVRVLTLFSVFFMPLTFIVGIYGMNFEFMPELRTPYGYPVVLIAMALITIGIYSWFKKKHWL; encoded by the coding sequence ATGATAACGCGTTATCAAAATAAGGGGAAAAAGAAATTTGAGTGGCTCGATGTTATTAATCCGACCGCCGAGGAATTACGCAAAATCGCGGATGAGTATTCTCTTCACAGCAATTCTGTTCAGGACAGTTTACAGCCGGAACATCTTCCGAAGTTTGAATGGATCGAAAGCACAATTTTTATCATTGCAAGGATATACGATCACCTTTCTCTTCGTGATGCCGATTCTATTCAGGATATCAGTAATAAGGTGGCGATCTTTGTCGGGAAGAACTTCATTATCACCATCCACCGAGGCGAACAACCGTTTCTTGAAGCCATCAGATCGAAATATTTTGATTCGGCGCAAGTAGCAACACCGAACGATCTGCTGATCAAAATATTGTATTATATTCTTCAATCGTATGTTACTCCATCGCTCACCCTTGAGACGGAGCTCGACCAGCTGGAAACGCTGATTGTCCTGAAAAATCAAACTCACGCTGTGCTGCGAAAGCTGTATCAACTTAAAAGGAAAGCAGCAGTCTGTTTGCGGATCCTTCGGCTTTCTAAGACGATCATTGACAATTTGGATAAGAATACTACTGCACCCGTCCATCAGGATCTTCGTGAATTTTTTCTCAGTCTGGAAACGTCGTACGATCAAACAATTGAAAATGCAAACAACTTATTGAATCTTTACATATCCATCTCATCCCAACGAACAAACGAAGTGGTTCGCGTGCTGACGTTATTTTCTGTCTTCTTTATGCCGCTCACATTTATTGTTGGTATTTATGGTATGAACTTCGAGTTCATGCCGGAACTTCGGACTCCCTACGGATACCCGGTTGTGCTTATAGCGATGGCTCTTATCACTATAGGAATCTATAGCTGGTTTAAGAAAAAACATTGGCTGTAA
- a CDS encoding HNH endonuclease, translating to MKQNIWTREQTIVAFNLYCKIPFNKVSSNHPEILKISKIIGRSPNSVKMKIGNFGSFDPELKKRGIVGLSNSSKLDKEVWDEFNMNWENLVFESESIIAKYAKKTLGELIGLDLENLPKGKEREAIVKTRINQSFFRSTILSSYNQKCCITGISVPQLLVASHIVPWSKNENIRLDPRNGLCLNSLHDRAFDHGFITITTDYKIIVSKELTANYKKDKLTQEYFLSFNNKSINMPDRFLPKKEYLDYHYENIFRQ from the coding sequence ATGAAACAAAATATTTGGACTAGAGAGCAAACTATTGTTGCTTTTAATCTATATTGTAAAATCCCATTTAACAAAGTGTCATCAAATCATCCCGAGATACTTAAAATCTCAAAGATAATTGGAAGAAGCCCAAATTCTGTAAAAATGAAAATTGGGAATTTTGGAAGTTTTGATCCAGAACTTAAAAAAAGAGGAATTGTTGGTTTATCAAATAGTAGTAAACTTGATAAAGAAGTTTGGGATGAATTTAATATGAACTGGGAAAATCTAGTTTTTGAAAGTGAATCTATAATTGCAAAATATGCCAAGAAGACCTTGGGAGAATTAATTGGGTTAGACTTGGAAAACCTGCCCAAGGGTAAAGAAAGGGAAGCAATTGTAAAAACGAGAATAAATCAATCCTTTTTTCGTAGTACAATTCTTTCTTCTTATAATCAAAAATGCTGTATCACAGGAATCTCTGTCCCTCAGTTATTGGTTGCAAGTCATATTGTTCCATGGTCTAAAAATGAAAACATCCGATTAGATCCAAGAAATGGTTTGTGCCTAAACTCTCTTCACGATAGAGCTTTTGATCACGGCTTCATAACTATCACAACAGATTATAAAATTATCGTCTCAAAAGAATTGACTGCAAATTACAAAAAAGACAAATTGACTCAGGAGTATTTTTTAAGTTTTAATAATAAATCTATAAATATGCCTGATAGATTTTTGCCTAAAAAAGAATATTTAGATTATCACTACGAAAATATTTTCAGGCAATAA
- a CDS encoding prolipoprotein diacylglyceryl transferase has product MHPVIFSFGGITIYSFGLMMGLSFLIGNYLLAKEFKRRKLHPDLASNITLIALIAGVSGSKLLYLLENWNLFIQDPIGMTFSPGGLTFYGGFILSTVSVYIYSKKKKIKFITIGDSIAPAIILAYGLARIGCHLAGDGDYGFPTNLPWGTDYSNGTYPPSAAFRNFPEVTSLFPNGIVPDNTLCHPTPIYETIICSLFFMILWKNREKWNAEGQMFSAYLVLAGIERFSVEFFRLNPRLLFGLSEAQIISLVLIAIGAIGLNSIQRIKKTSAL; this is encoded by the coding sequence ATGCATCCAGTTATATTCTCCTTTGGCGGTATCACCATCTACAGTTTTGGACTGATGATGGGACTCTCCTTTTTGATCGGCAACTATCTTCTTGCCAAAGAATTCAAACGAAGAAAACTTCATCCTGATCTCGCTTCTAATATTACACTTATTGCACTCATTGCGGGAGTTTCAGGTTCCAAACTGTTGTACCTTTTAGAAAATTGGAATCTCTTCATTCAAGATCCCATCGGAATGACCTTCTCCCCGGGGGGATTGACATTTTACGGCGGATTTATTCTTTCGACCGTTTCCGTCTATATTTACTCCAAGAAAAAGAAAATTAAATTCATTACTATCGGAGATTCCATCGCACCGGCAATCATCCTTGCCTATGGGTTGGCGCGAATCGGATGCCATCTTGCCGGCGACGGTGATTACGGTTTTCCTACGAATCTTCCCTGGGGAACTGATTATTCGAACGGCACTTATCCTCCTTCAGCGGCATTTAGAAATTTTCCGGAAGTGACTTCACTATTCCCGAACGGCATTGTTCCCGATAATACACTCTGCCATCCCACTCCCATATACGAAACGATCATCTGTTCTCTCTTTTTCATGATCCTCTGGAAGAATCGCGAGAAATGGAATGCAGAAGGACAAATGTTCTCAGCATATCTCGTATTGGCAGGTATTGAACGGTTTTCTGTAGAATTTTTCCGATTAAATCCCCGGCTGTTATTTGGATTAAGCGAAGCTCAGATCATCTCTCTCGTTCTTATTGCCATCGGTGCAATCGGACTGAATTCTATTCAACGGATTAAAAAAACATCGGCATTGTAA
- a CDS encoding acyl-CoA dehydrogenase family protein — protein MSDTAVSFAPTQQMTMVQQMARDFAEKEIKPHVMKYDESQEFPKEIFTKMASLGFLGAYYPEELEGAGLNTLDFTVIIEEIAKIDPSVALGLCAHNGLCVSHIFNHASDTLKKKYLPDLLSGRKLGGWGLTEAFSGSDAGGMRTFAVKEGNEWVINGSKNFITHGISGHTFVILAVTDKTKNKSISAFIVEKGTPGFSSGKKENKLGMRCSETASLIFDNVHIPEENLIGNVGEGFKQALSVLDGGRIGIAALSVGLAQGALEASIKYSKERVQFGKPISDNQGIQFKLADMAMEIEAARLLTRKAASMKMAGLDVNLEAAQAKYFASEVATRASGDAVQIHGGYGFTKDFPVEKFYRDVKLLTIGEGTSEVQKMVIARNLLK, from the coding sequence ATGTCCGATACAGCAGTAAGTTTTGCCCCCACACAACAAATGACCATGGTCCAACAGATGGCGCGCGATTTTGCGGAAAAAGAAATTAAACCGCATGTTATGAAATATGACGAATCGCAGGAATTCCCTAAAGAGATCTTTACGAAAATGGCCTCTCTCGGTTTTCTTGGCGCTTATTATCCCGAAGAACTCGAAGGGGCCGGACTCAATACGCTCGATTTTACCGTGATTATCGAAGAGATAGCAAAGATCGATCCCTCTGTAGCGCTGGGACTCTGTGCACACAACGGGCTTTGTGTTAGTCACATCTTTAATCACGCAAGCGATACACTAAAGAAAAAATATCTTCCCGATCTTTTAAGCGGAAGGAAACTTGGCGGCTGGGGATTGACCGAAGCATTTTCCGGAAGCGATGCGGGAGGGATGAGAACATTCGCTGTAAAAGAAGGGAACGAGTGGGTGATCAACGGCAGCAAGAATTTTATTACACATGGCATCTCCGGCCACACGTTTGTTATACTGGCGGTGACAGATAAAACAAAGAACAAATCGATCTCCGCATTTATTGTGGAGAAAGGAACGCCCGGCTTTTCATCTGGGAAGAAGGAAAATAAACTCGGTATGCGCTGCAGTGAAACTGCTTCGTTGATCTTCGACAACGTGCATATTCCAGAGGAGAACTTGATTGGAAATGTGGGAGAGGGATTCAAACAAGCATTGTCTGTCTTAGATGGCGGAAGAATTGGGATCGCTGCACTGTCAGTCGGTCTTGCACAAGGTGCATTGGAAGCGAGCATTAAATATTCAAAGGAGCGGGTGCAGTTCGGCAAACCGATTTCTGATAATCAAGGAATTCAATTTAAACTTGCCGATATGGCAATGGAAATTGAAGCGGCGCGATTATTAACGCGAAAAGCGGCATCCATGAAAATGGCCGGTTTAGATGTAAATCTTGAAGCAGCACAGGCGAAATATTTTGCAAGCGAAGTGGCTACGCGCGCATCGGGTGATGCAGTGCAGATACACGGCGGATATGGATTTACCAAAGATTTCCCGGTAGAAAAATTCTATCGCGACGTTAAACTGCTTACCATCGGCGAAGGAACAAGCGAGGTTCAGAAGATGGTGATTGCGAGAAACTTGCTTAAATAA
- the rlmB gene encoding 23S rRNA (guanosine(2251)-2'-O)-methyltransferase RlmB: protein MNLITGRKPVLDALKSNTPIDKLMIAQNSHGEVVDEIIKIARQKNIPYKLTPADQISKTAQTQNTQGVLAFVGTKEFSDISQLFDVAKAKNEQPFFLIFDEIEDVHNLGALIRTAVCTGAHGGIIPKHHNAPVNETVVKTSAGASMQFPMARVTNIAQTIDELKENGVWIVGTEMTAQKNFTEVDYSVPVALVIGNEGKGMRRLVKDKCDFLVKIPMKGDFESLNASVAGAIVMYEVLRKRKIF from the coding sequence ATGAATCTTATTACCGGTCGAAAACCAGTTCTGGACGCGCTCAAATCGAATACACCGATCGATAAACTGATGATCGCGCAGAATTCCCACGGAGAAGTGGTCGATGAAATCATCAAAATTGCCCGGCAAAAAAATATTCCTTACAAACTTACTCCTGCCGATCAGATTTCGAAAACAGCACAAACTCAAAATACGCAGGGAGTTCTTGCGTTCGTAGGGACAAAAGAATTTTCTGATATCAGCCAGTTGTTCGACGTTGCAAAAGCAAAAAACGAACAACCCTTTTTTCTTATCTTCGATGAGATAGAAGATGTACACAACCTCGGCGCACTGATCCGCACAGCGGTCTGCACCGGCGCACACGGTGGTATCATACCGAAACATCATAATGCACCGGTGAATGAAACTGTCGTAAAAACTTCTGCCGGCGCCAGCATGCAGTTCCCTATGGCGCGCGTAACGAACATTGCTCAGACAATTGACGAATTAAAAGAGAACGGTGTTTGGATTGTTGGGACCGAGATGACCGCACAAAAGAATTTCACGGAAGTAGACTACTCCGTTCCTGTCGCATTAGTGATCGGAAACGAAGGAAAAGGAATGCGTCGATTGGTGAAAGATAAATGCGATTTTCTTGTGAAAATCCCAATGAAAGGGGATTTTGAATCGCTCAATGCATCCGTAGCCGGAGCAATTGTCATGTATGAAGTCTTGCGTAAAAGAAAAATATTTTGA
- a CDS encoding GH92 family glycosyl hydrolase: protein MRKVSLLFVFPIIIFAQTNFIQYVKPLTGTQRMGHTFPGATVPFGSVQLSPDTDTLSYEKNGKYQAEVYQYCAGYQYEDKTIVGFSHTHFSGTGHSDLGDFLIMPTTGELQLNPGTANHPENGYRSRYSHTNETAEPAYYKVKLDDHNSAKGGSASGGITAELTATTRVGFHQYTFPRSEESHIILDLMHGIYNYDEKNVWTFIRVESDTLVTGFRQTNGWGRTRTVYFAMAFNKPFTSYGHAKFDTSIYRGFWKKFDVRTNFPEMAGKNIRAYFNFSTEVNEKIKVKFSLSPVSTEGAVKNLTAEIPDWNFERVKKESQDLWNEELGKVNAELLSQKDTETFYTSLYHTFLSPTVYMDVDGQYKGIDQNIHTADGFTNYTTFSLWDTYRALHPLFNILQPKRNGDMIRSMLAHYEQSVHNMLPIWSHYANENWCMIGYHSVSVIADAFIKGNVSFDVVKALDASVKTAQQKYYDGLEYYIAMGYIPDDKNSSSVSKTLEYAYDDWAIAQMAKKLGNEKVYNEFIKRSENFSNVFDASIGFMRPKMSDGSFRKNFSVLETDGQGFIEGNSWNYSLHVPHNVPKLIQLLGGNKKFSNYLDSLFTMHLPDEFFAHNEDITREGIIGNYVHGNEPSHHVPYLYNWIGESWKTQEKVRKILNIKYSNTPDGLSGNDDCGQMSAWYIFSALGFYPVAPGSDQYSIGSPLVKSAKIKLENGKTLSINTKNQSPKNVYVQKIMLNGTEWKKNYFIHSDLMNGAAIVFEMGAKPNKK from the coding sequence ATGAGAAAAGTATCTCTTCTGTTTGTTTTTCCCATCATCATTTTCGCACAAACAAATTTCATCCAATACGTAAAACCACTCACCGGCACACAGAGAATGGGACATACATTTCCCGGAGCAACAGTTCCTTTCGGCTCTGTGCAGCTCAGTCCGGATACCGATACACTCAGTTACGAGAAGAATGGAAAATATCAGGCAGAAGTCTATCAGTACTGTGCAGGATATCAATATGAAGATAAGACGATTGTCGGATTCAGTCACACACATTTCAGCGGGACAGGACATTCCGACCTTGGCGATTTTTTAATCATGCCGACAACCGGTGAATTACAACTCAATCCCGGCACAGCAAATCATCCTGAAAACGGTTATCGGTCTCGCTATTCACACACAAACGAAACTGCCGAGCCGGCGTATTACAAAGTGAAACTGGATGACCATAACTCCGCCAAAGGCGGATCCGCCTCCGGCGGAATCACGGCGGAATTGACTGCAACTACACGCGTCGGTTTTCATCAATACACATTCCCGCGATCGGAAGAATCACATATCATTCTCGATTTGATGCACGGTATCTATAATTATGATGAAAAGAATGTCTGGACATTCATCCGTGTTGAAAGTGACACGCTTGTGACGGGATTTAGACAGACCAATGGCTGGGGACGGACACGCACTGTCTATTTTGCCATGGCATTCAACAAACCGTTTACATCATACGGTCATGCGAAATTTGATACTTCCATCTATCGCGGTTTCTGGAAAAAATTCGACGTGAGAACCAATTTCCCCGAAATGGCGGGAAAGAATATCAGAGCTTATTTCAATTTTTCAACAGAAGTAAATGAAAAGATCAAAGTAAAATTTTCGTTATCCCCTGTGAGCACAGAAGGAGCAGTAAAAAATCTCACTGCTGAAATTCCGGACTGGAATTTTGAGCGGGTAAAGAAAGAGAGTCAAGATTTGTGGAACGAAGAATTGGGAAAAGTAAATGCCGAACTCCTTTCCCAAAAAGATACTGAGACGTTTTACACTTCTCTTTACCATACGTTTCTCAGTCCAACAGTCTATATGGATGTGGATGGGCAATACAAAGGAATCGATCAGAATATTCATACTGCTGATGGATTTACCAATTATACAACATTCTCACTGTGGGATACGTACCGTGCTCTTCATCCTCTCTTCAACATCCTTCAGCCGAAACGAAACGGCGATATGATTCGTTCAATGCTTGCTCATTACGAACAGAGCGTTCACAACATGCTTCCGATTTGGTCTCATTATGCCAATGAAAATTGGTGCATGATCGGTTATCATAGCGTGTCGGTCATTGCTGATGCATTCATAAAAGGAAATGTTTCTTTTGATGTAGTAAAAGCACTTGATGCAAGTGTAAAGACAGCACAGCAAAAATACTACGACGGCTTGGAATATTACATAGCAATGGGATATATACCGGACGATAAGAACTCCTCATCCGTCTCTAAAACGCTGGAATATGCCTACGACGATTGGGCGATTGCACAGATGGCAAAAAAGCTGGGAAATGAAAAAGTGTATAATGAGTTCATCAAACGATCAGAGAATTTCAGCAATGTCTTCGATGCATCAATCGGTTTTATGCGTCCAAAAATGAGCGATGGATCGTTCCGGAAAAACTTTAGTGTGTTAGAAACCGACGGACAAGGATTTATTGAGGGCAATTCGTGGAATTATTCCCTTCATGTCCCCCACAACGTGCCAAAATTGATTCAATTACTTGGTGGGAATAAAAAATTTTCTAATTACTTAGATTCGCTCTTTACCATGCATCTGCCGGACGAATTCTTTGCACATAACGAAGATATTACTCGCGAAGGGATCATCGGAAACTATGTTCATGGAAATGAACCTTCTCATCATGTCCCGTATCTCTATAACTGGATCGGTGAGTCATGGAAGACACAAGAAAAAGTCCGCAAGATCTTGAACATTAAATATTCGAATACGCCGGACGGGCTGAGCGGAAACGACGACTGCGGACAAATGTCTGCGTGGTATATTTTCAGTGCATTAGGATTTTACCCTGTCGCTCCTGGTTCGGATCAATATTCGATCGGTAGTCCATTAGTGAAGTCAGCAAAGATCAAACTGGAGAACGGAAAAACACTGTCCATCAACACAAAGAATCAATCGCCAAAGAATGTATATGTGCAAAAGATTATGCTAAACGGAACGGAATGGAAGAAAAATTATTTCATTCATTCTGATCTAATGAACGGTGCGGCGATTGTATTCGAGATGGGGGCTAAACCTAATAAGAAATAG
- a CDS encoding HpaII family restriction endonuclease, producing MFDAKGMNTFPERLSRKKYRELNHKYKNNDVYGFIFKFNGDGQTIFFYKIIPQKLELNLKLLDTQLPEILAYLVSYTNRTGNSALKDLLVEITRSNPLGFDLSKNQPFYKHKIKKLLTEIVFGMKSDVVWNGNYNPTRGAIIVKENGELANYHNYYGNEFQNYLVNIVKLQLVSKSEDENKYGFGKREKPKPYKYGWIYEEDGELFIKLNLQIRFT from the coding sequence ATGTTTGATGCCAAAGGGATGAATACATTTCCAGAAAGATTATCGCGAAAAAAGTATAGAGAACTTAATCATAAATATAAAAACAATGATGTCTATGGGTTCATATTTAAGTTTAATGGAGATGGTCAGACGATTTTTTTTTACAAAATCATTCCCCAAAAGCTAGAATTAAATTTAAAACTATTAGATACTCAATTACCTGAAATACTCGCGTATCTCGTTTCCTATACCAATAGAACTGGTAATTCAGCATTAAAGGATTTATTAGTTGAAATTACTAGATCAAACCCCTTGGGATTTGATCTAAGCAAGAATCAACCATTTTATAAACATAAGATTAAAAAATTATTGACGGAAATTGTTTTTGGAATGAAATCTGATGTTGTGTGGAATGGTAATTACAATCCAACAAGAGGAGCAATAATTGTAAAAGAAAATGGAGAACTAGCTAACTATCACAATTACTATGGGAATGAATTTCAAAATTATTTAGTCAATATTGTAAAACTTCAGTTAGTCTCAAAAAGTGAAGATGAAAATAAATATGGCTTTGGAAAAAGAGAAAAACCAAAACCGTATAAATATGGTTGGATATATGAAGAAGATGGCGAGTTGTTTATAAAGTTAAATTTACAAATACGTTTTACGTAA
- a CDS encoding acyl-CoA carboxylase subunit beta: MIGSEIKKDENFKRNEEFHKRSLKELESYARQVMLGGGVDAMLKHKKKGKMTARERINLLIDPKSHFLEVGLFTAYGMYEEYGGAPSSGTVFGIGKIHNHDVVIVANDATVKAGAWFPITAKKNLRAQEIAIENRLPIVYLVDSAGVFLPLQSEIFPDKEHFGRIFRNNAVMSAMGITQIAAIMGPCVAGGAYLPIMSDEAMIVDKTGSVFLAGSHLVKAAIGEDIDNESLGGASVHCEISGVTDHKMANDEAALKKIRSIISKLGHFPVAGFNYEKPSKPKFDPKEIYGILPTERNKPYDTYQILSRIIDDSELDEYKSGFGKTIICGYARIDGWAVGIVANQRAITKTAKGEMQVGGVIYSDSADKATRFILNCNQKKIPLVFFQDVTGFMVGSRSEHGGIIKDGAKMVNAVANSVVPKFTIITGNSYGAGNYAMCGKAYDPRLIYGWHSAQIAVMGGKQASETLLAIKVQAMEKGGTHISSEQQKQLLDEIQAKYESELDPKFAAARLWVDGIIDPLLTRDIISRGIAMANCNPNMPEFKTGVLQV; the protein is encoded by the coding sequence ATGATCGGTTCTGAAATAAAGAAAGACGAAAATTTTAAGCGCAACGAAGAATTCCACAAGCGTTCGTTGAAGGAACTGGAATCCTATGCTAGACAGGTTATGCTTGGCGGTGGTGTTGATGCAATGCTGAAGCATAAGAAAAAAGGGAAAATGACAGCCAGGGAACGGATCAATTTACTGATCGATCCGAAATCGCATTTTTTGGAGGTTGGACTTTTTACTGCTTATGGAATGTATGAAGAATATGGCGGAGCGCCTTCCTCGGGAACAGTATTTGGAATCGGCAAAATCCACAATCATGATGTTGTTATCGTAGCAAACGATGCGACTGTGAAAGCAGGAGCGTGGTTTCCCATTACCGCAAAAAAGAATCTCCGCGCACAGGAAATTGCAATCGAAAATCGTCTGCCGATCGTTTATCTCGTCGACTCAGCAGGTGTTTTTCTACCGTTGCAGTCAGAAATTTTTCCTGATAAAGAACATTTTGGACGGATCTTCCGCAATAATGCCGTGATGTCCGCCATGGGTATAACACAAATCGCTGCGATTATGGGTCCATGCGTTGCCGGTGGAGCATATCTTCCCATCATGAGCGACGAAGCGATGATTGTGGATAAAACTGGATCTGTCTTTCTTGCTGGCTCACATTTAGTGAAAGCGGCGATCGGTGAGGATATCGACAATGAATCGCTCGGCGGTGCATCGGTCCATTGCGAGATTAGCGGTGTGACGGATCATAAGATGGCTAATGATGAAGCGGCGTTAAAAAAGATTAGAAGCATCATCAGTAAGCTGGGACATTTTCCGGTTGCAGGATTCAATTACGAAAAGCCTTCGAAGCCAAAATTCGATCCGAAAGAAATTTACGGCATATTACCGACGGAACGAAACAAACCGTATGACACATATCAAATTCTTTCCCGCATTATCGACGATAGCGAACTGGATGAATACAAATCCGGATTTGGGAAGACTATCATCTGCGGATACGCGAGAATAGACGGCTGGGCAGTCGGTATTGTTGCCAATCAGCGCGCCATCACCAAAACAGCAAAAGGGGAGATGCAAGTGGGAGGAGTAATTTATTCGGATAGTGCGGACAAAGCGACTCGGTTTATTTTGAATTGCAATCAAAAGAAAATTCCTCTAGTGTTCTTTCAGGATGTAACCGGATTTATGGTTGGCAGTAGGAGCGAACATGGCGGCATCATTAAAGACGGCGCGAAGATGGTTAATGCCGTTGCAAATTCTGTCGTTCCAAAGTTCACGATTATTACCGGGAACAGCTACGGCGCGGGAAATTATGCCATGTGCGGAAAAGCGTACGATCCGCGATTGATTTATGGATGGCATTCGGCGCAGATTGCTGTAATGGGAGGAAAGCAAGCGAGTGAGACCCTGCTTGCCATAAAAGTGCAGGCGATGGAAAAAGGGGGAACGCATATTTCCTCCGAACAGCAGAAACAATTGCTGGATGAGATTCAGGCGAAGTATGAGAGTGAACTCGATCCAAAATTTGCGGCTGCCCGGCTTTGGGTGGACGGTATCATCGATCCGTTATTGACTCGCGATATCATCTCGCGTGGAATTGCGATGGCGAATTGTAATCCGAATATGCCGGAGTTTAAGACGGGAGTTCTGCAGGTGTAA